In Corynebacterium afermentans subsp. afermentans, a genomic segment contains:
- the dapF gene encoding diaminopimelate epimerase → MKFLKAHATENDFVVLIDVDDQLDVTPEQVAFLCDRRAGVGGDGLLRVVRRGGAEGMWFMDYRNADGTIAEMCGNGIRAFAHVLVAEGLEDASEFDVDTRAGVKHIRVISADCADAIVSVGMGRVEVTGVSTAAMGEQQFAGIGVDVGNPHLACVIPGMSSSDLADMELVAPEFDPEFFPKGVNVEVLTELDQGSVHMRVWERGVGETRSCGTGTVAAAQAALADAGIENGSVIVNVPGGAIEVVLDDGEATMTGPSTIVYRGELADEL, encoded by the coding sequence GTGAAATTTCTTAAAGCGCACGCCACCGAAAACGACTTCGTTGTCCTCATCGACGTAGACGACCAGCTCGACGTAACCCCGGAGCAGGTTGCGTTCCTCTGTGACCGCCGCGCCGGCGTCGGCGGCGACGGGTTGTTGCGCGTGGTGCGCCGCGGGGGAGCCGAAGGCATGTGGTTTATGGATTACCGCAACGCCGACGGCACCATCGCAGAAATGTGCGGCAACGGCATCAGAGCGTTCGCGCACGTGCTGGTGGCCGAGGGGCTGGAAGACGCCTCCGAGTTCGACGTTGACACCCGCGCCGGTGTCAAGCACATCCGGGTGATCTCTGCCGATTGCGCCGACGCGATTGTCTCCGTGGGCATGGGCCGCGTTGAGGTCACCGGTGTGTCCACCGCGGCGATGGGCGAGCAGCAATTCGCGGGCATCGGCGTGGACGTGGGCAACCCGCACCTGGCGTGCGTGATCCCGGGGATGAGCTCCTCGGATCTTGCGGACATGGAGCTCGTGGCACCGGAGTTCGACCCGGAGTTTTTCCCCAAGGGTGTCAACGTGGAAGTACTCACCGAGCTTGATCAGGGCAGCGTGCACATGCGCGTGTGGGAGCGCGGCGTGGGCGAGACTCGCTCCTGCGGCACCGGTACCGTCGCTGCCGCGCAGGCAGCACTTGCGGACGCGGGCATCGAGAACGGCTCCGTGATCGTGAACGTGCCGGGCGGGGCCATCGAGGTCGTGCTCGACGACGGCGAGGCCACCATGACCGGCCCGTCCACGATCGTGTACCGCGGGGAGCTGGCGGACGAGCTGTAA
- a CDS encoding DUF3046 domain-containing protein yields the protein MRLTEFHQLVQDEFGSERAQWIIQTQVLPGFEQTSAQLIDAGVDPRDAWRGLCDAFDVPEERRLGVDRPGT from the coding sequence ATGCGTTTGACGGAGTTTCACCAGCTTGTGCAGGACGAGTTCGGCTCGGAGCGTGCGCAGTGGATCATCCAGACCCAGGTGTTGCCCGGGTTTGAGCAGACGTCTGCGCAGCTCATCGACGCCGGCGTGGACCCGCGCGACGCGTGGCGGGGACTTTGCGACGCGTTCGATGTCCCGGAGGAGCGCCGCCTCGGGGTCGATCGTCCGGGGACGTAG
- a CDS encoding GNAT family N-acetyltransferase: MLHPHLFVPRPDHGDNAEAVVGGYAFSATLAIQDITGLATSGVSAAHIAKRLEPSAESEAMLFGLTSSQHLRPVTDLGYPELFAEDLDFLDAWLFVSLPLLEDRGVIEANFTFDSELAPLPGEPVPDAPWESALKLLDDLSARLSRPTRQLWVTHALDVEEPPHVRGYGYTPAFREDQGTFSISAIQGLPHAVDAEFAVIEGPGFFSRRKAGADEVQQFSRLLTAASRDYPRGELVMDTIEWDLQRIRDAGARLQDRGGAQLTGLAYVGGVIVGLCEVVRFLADDAKVCELGLVYVLPEHRGRGIGSALLRASLTRAKEIWEDLETVYCSYPADSPAANAIMRGLDAEVVSTTTAWQES; the protein is encoded by the coding sequence GTGCTCCACCCCCACCTTTTCGTCCCCCGACCAGACCACGGCGACAATGCCGAGGCCGTGGTCGGGGGCTACGCCTTTTCCGCCACCCTGGCCATCCAGGACATCACCGGCCTTGCCACCTCCGGCGTGTCCGCCGCCCACATCGCCAAACGCCTCGAGCCCTCCGCCGAGTCCGAGGCGATGCTGTTCGGCCTGACCTCCTCGCAACACCTGCGACCGGTGACCGACTTGGGCTACCCGGAACTCTTCGCCGAGGACCTCGACTTCCTCGACGCCTGGCTGTTCGTTTCCCTGCCCCTGCTGGAGGATCGCGGAGTGATCGAAGCGAACTTCACGTTCGACTCCGAGCTCGCTCCCCTTCCGGGTGAGCCGGTCCCCGACGCACCGTGGGAAAGCGCACTAAAGCTTCTCGACGACCTGTCGGCCCGCCTTTCCCGCCCCACCCGCCAACTATGGGTGACCCACGCCCTCGACGTGGAGGAGCCGCCGCACGTGCGGGGCTACGGCTACACGCCGGCGTTCCGCGAAGATCAGGGCACGTTTTCCATCTCCGCGATACAGGGCCTGCCTCACGCCGTAGACGCCGAGTTCGCGGTCATCGAGGGACCGGGGTTCTTCTCGCGCCGCAAGGCAGGCGCGGACGAGGTGCAGCAGTTCTCCCGCCTGCTCACGGCGGCGTCGCGCGACTACCCCCGCGGCGAGCTGGTCATGGACACCATCGAGTGGGACCTTCAGCGCATCCGGGATGCCGGTGCAAGGTTGCAGGACCGCGGCGGCGCGCAGCTGACGGGCCTCGCCTACGTCGGCGGCGTGATCGTCGGGTTGTGCGAGGTGGTGCGCTTTCTCGCCGACGACGCGAAAGTATGCGAGCTGGGCCTGGTCTACGTACTGCCCGAGCACCGCGGCCGCGGCATCGGTTCGGCGCTGCTGCGCGCGTCGCTGACCCGCGCCAAAGAGATCTGGGAGGACCTAGAGACCGTCTACTGCTCCTACCCCGCCGACTCGCCCGCGGCGAACGCCATCATGCGCGGGCTTGACGCTGAGGTGGTTTCTACCACCACCGCGTGGCAGGAAAGTTAG
- the recX gene encoding recombination regulator RecX encodes MADADQIARLQAALDAFEPGTGLFDREHEEALAPVRKRALGLLDQRARSRTELRDRLIRAEFEPQLVDEVLDDLAGSGLLNDAQFAHEWVRQRASRRGKSTRALDMELRDKGVSGADRAAALEQISEEDEEHTARAVAEKSARKVKAAPADRAEYDKHLRRVVGALARRGFNQGMALRIAREELDARIAECEE; translated from the coding sequence TTGGCGGACGCGGACCAGATTGCCCGGCTCCAGGCGGCGCTCGATGCCTTCGAACCGGGCACCGGTCTTTTCGACCGGGAACACGAGGAGGCGCTAGCGCCGGTTCGTAAGCGCGCTCTCGGTTTGCTGGATCAGCGTGCGCGCTCCCGCACGGAACTCCGCGACCGGCTGATCAGGGCGGAATTTGAGCCGCAGCTTGTTGACGAAGTGCTCGACGACCTTGCAGGCTCCGGCCTCCTCAACGACGCGCAGTTCGCTCACGAGTGGGTGCGCCAAAGAGCCTCCCGCAGGGGCAAGTCCACCCGAGCGCTGGATATGGAGCTGCGTGACAAGGGCGTTTCAGGGGCGGACCGCGCCGCGGCACTGGAGCAGATCTCTGAAGAAGACGAAGAACACACCGCCCGCGCTGTGGCGGAAAAGTCCGCGCGGAAGGTCAAGGCAGCTCCGGCAGACCGCGCCGAGTACGACAAACACCTGCGCCGCGTCGTTGGCGCGTTGGCCCGGCGTGGCTTCAACCAGGGGATGGCGCTGCGCATCGCGCGCGAAGAACTGGACGCGCGCATTGCCGAGTGTGAGGAGTAG
- the miaA gene encoding tRNA (adenosine(37)-N6)-dimethylallyltransferase MiaA: MKPIAVVGPTASGKSALGIALAHEFGGEVVNVDSMQLYKGMDIGTAKLPAAEREGIPHHLLDIWEVTRTASVAEYQALAVATVEKIMARGKVPVLVGGSMLYVQSLIDAWSFPPTDPTVRAKYEARLSDIGVDALHAELAEVDPAAARIIEDKDPRRTVRALEVIELTGKPFQASQPPKNAAPRWGTRILGLRTNAEWLNPRIELRTKLMFEQGLIDETRGLVDAGLVRDSTAGRAIGYAQVLALLDGELTEAAAVEQTITGTRRYVRRQRSWFNRDPRTVWLDAAGDDVVGAALDSLT; the protein is encoded by the coding sequence ATGAAACCGATTGCAGTAGTGGGACCGACCGCCAGCGGCAAGTCCGCGCTCGGCATCGCGCTGGCGCACGAGTTCGGCGGCGAAGTGGTCAACGTGGACTCCATGCAGCTGTATAAGGGCATGGACATTGGCACCGCGAAGCTTCCCGCGGCAGAGCGCGAGGGCATCCCGCACCACCTGCTGGACATCTGGGAAGTCACCCGCACCGCCTCGGTGGCCGAGTACCAGGCGCTCGCGGTGGCGACGGTGGAGAAGATCATGGCGCGCGGCAAGGTGCCCGTGCTGGTGGGCGGATCGATGCTGTACGTGCAATCGCTTATCGACGCCTGGTCGTTCCCACCCACCGACCCCACCGTGCGCGCGAAGTATGAAGCCCGTCTCAGCGACATCGGGGTGGACGCGCTGCACGCGGAGCTGGCCGAGGTGGACCCGGCCGCCGCGCGCATCATCGAGGACAAAGACCCGCGACGCACGGTGCGCGCGCTTGAGGTGATCGAGCTGACCGGCAAACCGTTTCAGGCTTCGCAGCCGCCGAAGAACGCGGCACCGCGCTGGGGCACGCGCATCCTGGGGCTGCGCACCAACGCCGAGTGGCTCAACCCGCGCATCGAGCTGCGCACCAAGCTCATGTTTGAGCAGGGGCTTATCGACGAGACACGCGGCCTGGTGGATGCCGGCCTCGTGCGCGACTCCACCGCCGGGCGCGCCATCGGCTACGCCCAGGTGCTGGCGCTGCTGGACGGCGAGCTCACCGAGGCCGCGGCGGTGGAGCAGACGATCACCGGCACGCGCCGGTACGTGCGCCGCCAGCGCTCCTGGTTCAACCGCGACCCGCGCACGGTGTGGCTGGACGCTGCCGGCGATGACGTTGTGGGCGCCGCGTTAGACTCGCTGACGTGA
- the recA gene encoding recombinase RecA: MATKKKSAASAGNDRKNALDAALAMIEKDYGKGAVMRLGDENRPPIQSISSGNTAIDVALGIGGWPRGRIVEIYGPESSGKTTVALHAIAEAQRGGGIAAFIDAEHALDPDYARKLGVDTDNLLVSQPDTGEQALEIADMLVRSGAIDMIVIDSVAALTPKAEIEGEMGDSHVGLQARLMSQALRKMTGALYNSGTTAIFINQLREKIGVMFGSPETTTGGKALKFYASVRCDVRRIQTLKDGQDSIGNRTKMKVVKNKVSPPFKIAEFDIMYGEGISRESSIIDMGVENGIVKKSGSWFTYEGDQLGQGKEKARMFLKENPDLADEIEDKIFRALGVGKYANASDELTDEPVDVVPNIDFDDEEDAAAPATAEK, translated from the coding sequence ATGGCAACGAAGAAGAAGTCCGCGGCTTCGGCCGGCAATGACCGCAAGAATGCGCTCGATGCAGCGCTGGCAATGATTGAGAAGGACTACGGCAAGGGCGCTGTCATGCGCTTGGGCGATGAGAACCGCCCGCCGATCCAGTCCATCTCTTCCGGCAACACCGCCATCGATGTCGCGCTCGGCATCGGTGGTTGGCCGCGCGGACGAATCGTGGAGATCTACGGGCCGGAGTCTTCTGGTAAGACCACCGTGGCGCTGCACGCGATCGCGGAGGCACAGCGCGGCGGCGGCATCGCCGCGTTTATCGACGCGGAGCACGCGCTCGACCCGGACTACGCGCGCAAGCTCGGCGTGGACACGGACAACCTGCTGGTGTCCCAGCCTGACACTGGTGAGCAGGCGCTGGAAATCGCGGACATGCTGGTGCGCTCGGGCGCGATTGACATGATCGTGATTGACTCGGTGGCCGCACTGACACCGAAGGCCGAGATTGAGGGCGAGATGGGCGATAGCCATGTCGGCCTGCAGGCTCGCCTCATGTCCCAGGCGTTGCGCAAGATGACCGGTGCGCTGTACAACTCCGGCACCACCGCCATCTTCATTAACCAGCTGCGCGAGAAGATCGGCGTGATGTTCGGCTCCCCGGAGACCACCACTGGCGGTAAGGCCCTGAAGTTCTACGCGTCCGTGCGCTGCGATGTCCGTCGCATTCAGACGCTGAAGGACGGCCAGGACTCCATCGGCAACCGCACCAAGATGAAGGTTGTGAAGAACAAAGTCTCCCCGCCGTTCAAGATCGCCGAGTTCGACATCATGTACGGCGAGGGCATCTCGCGAGAGAGCTCCATTATCGACATGGGCGTGGAAAACGGGATTGTGAAGAAGTCCGGCTCCTGGTTCACCTACGAAGGCGACCAGCTGGGCCAGGGCAAGGAAAAGGCCCGCATGTTCCTCAAAGAGAACCCGGATCTGGCCGACGAGATCGAGGACAAGATCTTCCGCGCGCTCGGCGTGGGTAAGTACGCCAACGCTTCCGATGAGCTGACGGACGAGCCGGTGGATGTGGTGCCGAACATCGACTTCGACGACGAGGAAGATGCTGCCGCGCCGGCAACTGCGGAGAAGTAG
- a CDS encoding Rv2732c family membrane protein — MTQPNTESLARAEKNAASTVDMGTKRWVLAAAVAIYLVALFLPFVGGASLWQVLAATDAAKDAQTAITEYVFAWISLVGVGILTTLAVVTQRFALAVPAWMVTTVSLVYSVLGIWLRNSNASGINRGPGYYLVVLAVVIVVFTVFPLILSRNEEQAAVAKKRAEAQGKDEVALAQRAATREQENPLLIDDRRARAAERHRKTSD, encoded by the coding sequence ATGACGCAGCCCAACACCGAATCCCTTGCCCGCGCGGAGAAGAACGCCGCATCCACCGTGGACATGGGTACGAAGCGCTGGGTGCTCGCCGCCGCAGTAGCCATCTACCTGGTGGCGCTGTTCCTGCCGTTCGTGGGAGGGGCGTCGCTGTGGCAGGTGCTCGCCGCAACTGACGCGGCGAAGGATGCCCAGACCGCGATCACGGAGTACGTCTTCGCGTGGATCTCGCTTGTCGGCGTGGGCATCCTGACCACTCTTGCCGTGGTCACGCAGCGATTCGCGCTCGCGGTTCCTGCGTGGATGGTCACCACCGTCTCCCTGGTCTACTCGGTGCTGGGCATCTGGCTGCGCAACTCCAACGCCTCCGGCATCAACCGCGGGCCCGGCTACTACCTGGTGGTCCTTGCAGTGGTGATCGTGGTGTTCACGGTGTTCCCGCTGATCCTTTCGCGCAACGAAGAACAGGCAGCCGTTGCCAAAAAGCGCGCCGAAGCGCAAGGCAAAGACGAGGTGGCGCTCGCGCAGCGCGCCGCGACGAGGGAGCAGGAAAACCCTTTGCTTATCGACGACCGCCGTGCCCGCGCAGCAGAGCGTCACCGCAAGACGTCGGACTAA
- the miaB gene encoding tRNA (N6-isopentenyl adenosine(37)-C2)-methylthiotransferase MiaB, with protein MTTASTTQNNNPRTYEVRTFGCQMNVHDSERLSGMLEDAGYVAAGAGEQPDLVVFNTCAVRENADKRLYGSLGQLKNVKAEHPGMQIAVGGCLAQKDRDTVIEKAPWVDAVFGTHNISALPALLDRARVEDEAQVEIVEALEVFPSVLPAKRESAYAGWVSISVGCNNTCTFCIVPSLRGKEVDRRPGEILAEVKALVDQGVSEVTLLGQNVNSYGVNFVDDDMERDRSAFSKLLRACGDIEGLERVRFTSPHPAEFTSDVIDAMAETPNVCPQLHMPLQSGSDKVLKDMRRSYRSKKFLAILDEVREKLPHAAITTDIIVGFPGETEEDFQATLDVVEKARFTSAFTFQYSPRPGTPAAEMEDQIPKAVVQERFERLHALQERISAEENAKLVGTRQELLVQEGGRKNDRTQRMSGRARDGRLVHFALEGNIDGEVRPGDIVTVTITEAKPHYLIGDSGIHHHRRTKAGDNSARGEVPTTAPIGVGLGLPTIGQPAAAPADSACYGS; from the coding sequence GTGACTACGGCGAGCACCACCCAAAACAACAATCCGCGCACCTACGAGGTGCGTACGTTCGGTTGCCAGATGAACGTGCACGACTCCGAGCGTCTTTCCGGCATGCTCGAAGACGCGGGCTACGTCGCGGCCGGTGCAGGCGAGCAGCCCGACCTGGTGGTCTTCAACACCTGCGCGGTGCGCGAGAACGCCGATAAGCGCCTCTACGGCTCGCTCGGACAGCTGAAGAATGTCAAGGCCGAGCACCCCGGTATGCAGATCGCGGTCGGCGGGTGCCTGGCGCAAAAGGACCGCGACACCGTCATTGAAAAGGCGCCGTGGGTCGACGCTGTTTTTGGCACCCACAACATCTCCGCGCTGCCGGCATTGCTCGACCGGGCGCGTGTGGAGGATGAAGCCCAGGTGGAGATCGTGGAGGCCCTCGAGGTCTTCCCGTCCGTGCTCCCCGCGAAGCGCGAGTCCGCGTACGCCGGCTGGGTGTCTATCTCTGTGGGCTGCAACAACACGTGCACCTTCTGCATCGTGCCCAGCCTGCGCGGCAAGGAGGTGGACCGCCGTCCGGGCGAGATCCTCGCCGAGGTCAAGGCATTGGTGGACCAGGGGGTGTCCGAGGTGACGCTGCTGGGCCAGAACGTCAACTCCTACGGCGTGAACTTCGTCGACGACGACATGGAGCGCGACCGCTCCGCATTCTCCAAACTGCTGCGCGCCTGCGGCGACATCGAAGGTTTGGAACGTGTGCGCTTCACCTCCCCGCACCCGGCGGAGTTCACGTCCGACGTCATTGACGCGATGGCGGAGACCCCGAACGTGTGCCCGCAGCTGCACATGCCGCTGCAGTCCGGCTCCGACAAGGTGCTCAAAGACATGCGCCGGTCCTACCGCTCCAAGAAGTTCCTGGCTATTTTGGACGAGGTGCGCGAGAAGCTGCCGCACGCGGCGATCACCACCGACATCATCGTCGGCTTCCCGGGCGAAACCGAAGAAGACTTTCAGGCCACTCTCGATGTGGTTGAAAAGGCCCGCTTCACCTCCGCGTTTACCTTCCAGTACTCGCCGCGCCCCGGCACCCCGGCAGCGGAGATGGAAGATCAGATCCCCAAGGCTGTGGTGCAGGAACGCTTCGAGCGCCTCCACGCGCTGCAGGAGCGCATCAGTGCGGAGGAGAACGCGAAGCTCGTTGGTACGCGCCAGGAGCTTTTGGTGCAGGAGGGCGGCCGCAAGAACGACCGCACGCAGCGCATGTCCGGCCGCGCTCGCGACGGGCGCCTGGTGCACTTCGCGCTCGAGGGCAACATCGACGGCGAGGTCCGCCCGGGCGATATTGTCACCGTCACCATCACCGAGGCGAAGCCGCACTACCTGATCGGGGACTCCGGCATCCACCACCACCGACGCACCAAGGCCGGCGACAACTCCGCGAGGGGAGAAGTGCCTACCACCGCGCCCATCGGTGTGGGCCTCGGCTTGCCGACGATCGGCCAGCCCGCCGCCGCACCGGCAGATTCCGCCTGCTACGGGAGCTAG
- a CDS encoding 6-carboxyhexanoate--CoA ligase, whose translation MALFSVKMRSSADGTHISGAERIVEKYEVPDVCAAMSKRAMTHGKGQPDAITVTVTAIDREVERIPALPIAEARCADTAEARDIVINALVPLTPHAAEAWNLLTTVRDMRGAILFHAPTGARLEPDHARGVRVTSMDAAIATGERPEAHSGKTRVTDALVLASKVAHHPAVLAEVCISDDPDYTTGYVASKKLGYLRVPNIKPDGSPVGGRLFVVDTDEPADLITFLEHTPVLVGEAE comes from the coding sequence ATGGCATTGTTCAGCGTGAAGATGCGATCCAGCGCGGACGGCACCCACATCTCCGGCGCCGAGCGCATCGTGGAGAAGTATGAGGTTCCGGACGTGTGCGCCGCCATGAGCAAGCGCGCGATGACCCACGGCAAAGGACAGCCGGATGCAATCACCGTGACTGTCACCGCGATCGACCGCGAGGTCGAGCGCATCCCGGCGTTGCCAATCGCAGAAGCGCGCTGCGCTGACACGGCCGAAGCCCGCGACATCGTCATCAACGCCCTGGTCCCGCTGACCCCGCACGCCGCCGAAGCGTGGAACCTGCTCACCACCGTTCGCGACATGCGGGGCGCCATTTTGTTCCACGCGCCAACCGGTGCGCGCCTCGAACCGGATCATGCCCGCGGCGTGCGGGTCACCTCCATGGACGCCGCCATCGCTACAGGCGAGCGCCCCGAGGCGCACTCCGGCAAGACCCGCGTCACCGATGCGCTTGTGCTGGCCTCCAAAGTGGCGCACCACCCGGCGGTGCTGGCCGAGGTGTGCATCTCAGACGATCCGGACTACACCACCGGCTACGTCGCCTCGAAAAAGTTGGGCTACCTGCGGGTGCCCAACATAAAGCCCGACGGATCGCCGGTCGGCGGCCGCCTGTTCGTCGTGGACACCGACGAGCCCGCAGACCTGATCACTTTCCTCGAGCACACCCCGGTGCTGGTTGGGGAGGCCGAATGA
- a CDS encoding aminotransferase class I/II-fold pyridoxal phosphate-dependent enzyme gives MSWLDNAARQHSEDWRSQGLERTPAIFGTGQTPVATIDGHEYVLFSSSNYLGLAEHPAVTEAASDALNQFGAGSGGSRLTTGTTKLHTQVERDFARFLGYDDAVFFSAGFMANAGVLQALAGSDTLILSDERNHASIIDGCRLAKAQGATVRVYRHCDPAHVDELLRQRSGEAIVVTDGLFSMDGTLAPVPELLTICRARGAALMVDDAHGTGTLGARGRGITEHFSLIDEHPDILVATSSKALGVEGGAVATSAPVAALLRQKARTFVYSTSSTPATCAAVSAAISMLERQDSPVPALHRNIRRLAGHLGMGDWASPIIPVPIGDETKAVNASATLREAGYFVPAIRWPTVPRGAAMLRVTVMATHTFEQIDGLADVISRL, from the coding sequence ATGAGCTGGCTCGACAATGCCGCCAGGCAACACAGCGAGGACTGGCGCAGCCAAGGCCTTGAGCGCACCCCCGCAATCTTTGGCACCGGCCAGACCCCGGTAGCCACCATCGATGGGCACGAGTACGTCCTGTTCAGCTCCTCGAACTACCTGGGGCTTGCCGAACACCCCGCCGTGACTGAAGCGGCCTCCGACGCACTCAACCAGTTCGGCGCGGGCTCCGGCGGATCGCGCCTGACCACAGGCACCACGAAACTGCACACCCAGGTTGAGCGCGACTTCGCGCGTTTCCTCGGCTACGACGACGCCGTGTTTTTCTCCGCCGGGTTCATGGCCAATGCCGGTGTGCTGCAGGCGCTCGCCGGTTCGGACACGTTGATCTTGTCGGACGAGCGCAACCACGCCAGCATCATCGACGGTTGCCGCTTGGCCAAGGCGCAAGGTGCCACGGTGCGCGTGTACCGCCACTGCGATCCCGCGCACGTCGACGAGCTGCTCCGACAACGCTCCGGAGAAGCAATCGTGGTCACCGACGGGCTGTTTTCCATGGACGGCACCCTCGCGCCCGTGCCGGAACTGCTCACCATCTGTCGCGCCCGCGGCGCCGCGCTCATGGTTGACGACGCGCACGGCACCGGCACACTAGGAGCTCGAGGCCGCGGCATCACGGAGCACTTTTCGCTTATCGACGAACATCCGGACATCCTCGTCGCCACCTCCTCCAAGGCACTCGGAGTCGAGGGCGGGGCAGTGGCTACCTCCGCCCCGGTCGCGGCGTTGCTGCGGCAGAAAGCTCGCACCTTCGTCTACTCCACTTCGTCCACGCCGGCCACGTGCGCGGCGGTTTCCGCGGCCATCAGCATGCTCGAGAGACAGGACAGTCCGGTGCCTGCGCTGCACCGCAACATCCGTCGGTTGGCGGGCCACCTCGGGATGGGCGACTGGGCCAGCCCGATTATCCCGGTGCCAATCGGCGACGAGACCAAAGCAGTCAACGCGTCCGCCACACTCCGCGAAGCCGGGTACTTCGTGCCCGCGATCCGCTGGCCAACCGTCCCGCGGGGTGCAGCGATGCTGCGGGTGACGGTGATGGCCACCCACACGTTCGAGCAGATCGACGGGCTGGCAGACGTCATTTCGCGGTTGTAG
- a CDS encoding DUF349 domain-containing protein, translating to MSTMTDSNSTPTPGTKAPSPAAMAKKPGPRPRAAAKTVTPAPLPAREPSDPSKFGRVDEDGNVFLTRGGQERQIGSWQAGTPEEGLAHYGQRYDDLVTEVELIETRLRAHPEDADSLRKSAEALKASLTDAAVIGDIDAVEARLDKAIDASDTAREKAKEQKAQRREQAIARKEALAAEAEDLAENSTEWKAAGDRIRAILEEWRGIRGIDRATDDELWKRYSRARDSFNRRRGSHFAELDRNRAQARKIKEELVERAEALKDSTDWGHTARAYRDLMTEWKAAGRAPREVDDKLWERFRAAQDHFFEARNAINAERDRKFEANAEAKNALIAEYDSLIDPAKGLGAAKAKLRELQDKWDEIGFVPRGRVREFEDKIGRIEQRVSEAEDSRWRKTDPAQQDKVNQFQVKADDFTKQAEAAEAKGDATKAASLREQAKQWQEFADVAAKAVNEG from the coding sequence ATGTCCACCATGACCGATTCGAACTCCACTCCGACCCCGGGCACCAAGGCGCCCTCGCCGGCCGCGATGGCGAAGAAGCCAGGGCCGCGCCCGAGAGCAGCGGCAAAGACCGTCACCCCGGCTCCCCTGCCGGCACGCGAGCCGTCGGATCCGTCCAAGTTCGGTCGCGTGGACGAAGACGGCAACGTTTTTCTCACCCGCGGCGGTCAGGAGCGCCAGATCGGCTCCTGGCAGGCGGGCACGCCCGAGGAGGGCCTGGCGCACTACGGCCAGCGCTACGACGACTTGGTCACCGAGGTGGAGCTCATCGAGACCCGACTGCGCGCCCACCCGGAAGACGCGGATTCGCTGCGCAAGTCCGCGGAAGCGCTCAAGGCTTCACTTACGGACGCTGCGGTAATCGGCGACATCGACGCTGTGGAGGCCCGCCTGGACAAGGCAATCGACGCCTCTGACACCGCGCGCGAGAAGGCGAAAGAGCAGAAGGCGCAGCGGCGCGAGCAGGCGATCGCCCGTAAGGAAGCGCTCGCCGCTGAAGCCGAGGACTTAGCCGAAAACTCCACCGAGTGGAAGGCCGCGGGCGACCGCATCCGCGCCATTTTGGAAGAGTGGCGCGGCATCCGCGGCATCGACCGCGCAACGGACGACGAGCTGTGGAAGCGCTACTCGCGCGCTCGCGACAGCTTCAACCGCCGCCGCGGCTCCCACTTCGCCGAGCTGGACCGCAACCGCGCCCAGGCCAGGAAAATCAAGGAAGAGCTGGTCGAGCGCGCCGAGGCGCTGAAGGACTCCACCGACTGGGGCCACACCGCCCGCGCATACCGCGATCTGATGACGGAGTGGAAGGCCGCCGGCCGCGCCCCGCGCGAGGTGGACGACAAGCTGTGGGAGCGCTTCCGCGCCGCCCAGGACCACTTCTTCGAGGCCCGCAACGCCATCAACGCCGAACGCGACCGCAAGTTCGAGGCCAACGCCGAAGCGAAGAACGCGCTGATTGCGGAGTACGACTCGCTCATCGACCCCGCGAAGGGCCTCGGCGCGGCGAAGGCGAAGCTGCGCGAGCTGCAGGACAAGTGGGACGAAATCGGCTTTGTTCCGCGCGGGCGTGTGCGCGAGTTCGAGGACAAGATCGGCCGCATCGAGCAGCGCGTGTCCGAGGCGGAGGATTCCCGCTGGCGCAAGACCGACCCGGCGCAGCAGGACAAGGTCAACCAGTTCCAGGTCAAGGCCGACGACTTTACCAAGCAGGCCGAGGCCGCCGAGGCCAAGGGCGATGCCACCAAGGCCGCCTCCCTGCGCGAGCAGGCGAAGCAGTGGCAGGAGTTCGCCGACGTCGCCGCCAAGGCCGTCAACGAGGGCTAG